One segment of Deltaproteobacteria bacterium DNA contains the following:
- a CDS encoding translocation/assembly module TamB domain-containing protein codes for MHARTTSRFRAGLRRRLVVWLLLTSAVAAPWIAVAALNHPAAQRLLLRAITAFTKWEIQSNGWHWDLRHSTVTIDRLQLTHHPNGHHFSTERITFAYRPWSLLRGTLRLTELTVSQPRLFLEQMPPATTARRPIKLRTLLLLRNVEITHAAIHDLLLTLPHGRSIGVARTEFSFIPHLLRKVALTVQLQQIDVNQPDRPPLHADQLTLDGVTDPSHWFRAAPYLNDLHGALHVTQFSWKHLVVDSFAADATLRNTKVRLKSLQATIGGRTLRGDGSITLATKRSRLTLEWPEPMPIPDLLPATSFLQTAGTLQGRIQWKGKSFDPTNLQGELKVDVTHVPATITDLPAHLTVDSAWHDGTMQIRAGRLRVGDGEASVSGSVSARNRLVDIEFHGRAIPLIGVFGRFRNIDFHPARGLANCDGRFRGWARDYLLTLDAETTGGGSYQGIEIETARTKLHLTYPRLELTGELLQHGARTGTLALDIRYGNRLPSGYRQATMRLDADIRQHHLDPSFQLIALRGVGSGHLTLGGETSNPHGNGTFEITAGALQIVPLDRVHAKFRWNGKTLTFQPTTVEVPTLPTFDFPQPMTVTLGHGFHLRGHPRADTTLDLEYQSPTAHWIVHEIRIHGGPAPHDTTTIRGHGRSGAWDLRAVGTANAAWLTYLPGTFREAEGPLDLNLGIRGDLTDPLLSGTMELRSNQMILRAVQQEWTKLLGTLHFNGRRITIDTVSGLFGDGPFTLDGWLEQQQWTTRRFDLHVVGRGLAYAEPGRAWHAEFDTDMAVRRDNAHTTLSGDLNIVDLRYTKDFRLLEEFGRSDVVASRERLRREHAGYDHVKLDLRVNSRGDLFIRNNAADVTLRANVVVRGTLANPQVQGNIEATEGRIHYLGLEFTVVNGTVEFHTPFAEPFVEFRGEESIGTHLVQVTLRGPINNLYVDLAAIPGEDRKNVLCLIAYGTTCDQLRTIAFGAKVGPTIFAEQLGKILARPLARYTKLDVVRLESAVGTTDLTRLHIGKRISDRLEVGFVTSVGQTAAEQSLEASYQITDFLLLKGTQSTKGHVGGKLSFRFRER; via the coding sequence GTGCATGCACGAACGACATCGCGGTTTCGGGCCGGTCTACGACGACGCCTCGTGGTCTGGTTGCTCCTCACCAGCGCCGTCGCCGCGCCGTGGATCGCCGTGGCGGCGTTGAACCATCCGGCCGCGCAGCGTCTGCTGTTGCGCGCCATCACGGCCTTTACCAAGTGGGAAATCCAATCCAATGGCTGGCATTGGGACTTGCGCCACTCGACCGTGACCATCGACCGTTTGCAACTCACGCACCATCCGAACGGACACCATTTTTCCACCGAACGCATCACGTTCGCGTATCGCCCCTGGAGCCTGCTGCGCGGCACGTTGCGGCTGACGGAACTCACCGTCAGTCAGCCGCGCCTCTTTCTGGAGCAAATGCCGCCCGCCACGACCGCACGGCGCCCGATCAAACTCCGCACGCTGCTGCTGCTCCGCAACGTGGAGATCACGCACGCGGCCATTCATGACCTGCTCCTCACACTCCCCCACGGCCGCAGTATCGGCGTCGCGCGCACCGAGTTCTCGTTCATCCCGCATCTGTTGCGCAAAGTGGCACTCACGGTGCAATTACAGCAAATCGACGTCAATCAACCGGACCGACCGCCGTTGCACGCCGATCAACTCACGCTGGATGGCGTTACCGATCCGAGCCATTGGTTCCGCGCCGCGCCGTACCTCAACGATCTGCACGGCGCATTGCACGTCACGCAATTCAGTTGGAAACATTTGGTCGTCGACTCATTCGCGGCCGATGCGACGCTCCGCAATACAAAAGTGCGTCTGAAATCCCTCCAAGCCACGATCGGCGGCCGCACGTTGCGCGGCGATGGGTCGATCACGCTGGCCACCAAGCGATCCCGCCTCACGCTGGAATGGCCGGAACCGATGCCGATCCCCGACTTGCTCCCCGCCACCTCGTTTCTCCAGACCGCAGGCACATTACAAGGCCGCATCCAGTGGAAGGGCAAATCGTTCGACCCGACCAATTTGCAAGGCGAGCTGAAGGTCGACGTAACCCACGTCCCGGCCACGATCACGGATCTCCCTGCGCATCTCACGGTCGATAGCGCATGGCACGACGGCACGATGCAAATCCGCGCCGGCCGGCTGCGCGTCGGCGACGGCGAAGCCTCGGTGAGCGGATCCGTCAGCGCGCGGAACCGACTCGTCGACATTGAATTTCACGGACGCGCGATCCCGCTGATCGGCGTCTTCGGCCGGTTCCGCAACATCGACTTCCATCCGGCCCGCGGGCTGGCGAATTGCGACGGCCGCTTCCGCGGTTGGGCGCGCGACTATTTGCTGACCCTCGACGCAGAAACCACCGGCGGCGGCAGCTATCAAGGAATCGAAATCGAAACCGCGCGGACCAAACTCCATTTGACGTATCCACGCCTCGAACTCACCGGCGAATTATTGCAACATGGCGCGCGCACCGGCACGTTGGCACTCGACATTCGTTACGGCAACCGCCTGCCATCCGGCTATCGCCAGGCCACGATGCGTCTCGATGCCGATATCCGGCAACATCATTTGGACCCGTCATTCCAACTGATTGCGTTGCGCGGCGTCGGCTCGGGACATCTGACGCTCGGCGGCGAAACATCGAATCCGCACGGCAACGGCACGTTCGAAATCACTGCAGGCGCATTGCAAATCGTCCCGTTGGACCGCGTCCACGCGAAATTCCGCTGGAACGGAAAGACGCTCACGTTTCAACCCACAACCGTCGAAGTCCCGACGCTTCCGACGTTCGACTTCCCGCAGCCGATGACTGTCACGCTCGGCCACGGCTTTCATCTGCGTGGACATCCGCGTGCCGACACGACGCTCGACCTCGAATATCAAAGTCCAACCGCGCACTGGATCGTCCATGAAATCCGCATCCACGGCGGACCGGCGCCGCATGACACCACCACAATCCGCGGCCACGGCCGCAGCGGCGCCTGGGATTTACGCGCCGTCGGCACCGCCAACGCCGCGTGGCTAACCTATCTCCCCGGCACCTTCCGCGAGGCCGAAGGGCCGCTGGATCTGAATCTCGGCATCCGCGGCGACCTAACCGATCCGTTGCTAAGCGGCACGATGGAATTACGGAGTAATCAAATGATCCTCCGCGCCGTGCAACAGGAATGGACGAAACTGCTCGGCACGCTCCACTTTAACGGGCGTCGCATTACGATCGACACCGTCAGCGGGTTGTTCGGCGACGGACCGTTCACGCTCGACGGCTGGTTGGAGCAACAACAATGGACCACGCGCCGCTTCGATCTCCACGTCGTCGGCCGCGGACTGGCCTACGCGGAGCCGGGCCGCGCCTGGCACGCAGAATTCGACACCGACATGGCGGTGCGTCGCGACAACGCCCACACCACACTCAGCGGCGATTTGAATATCGTCGATCTCCGTTACACGAAAGACTTCCGCCTCCTCGAGGAATTCGGACGCAGCGACGTGGTCGCGTCTCGCGAACGTCTCCGTCGCGAACACGCGGGATACGACCACGTCAAACTCGACTTGCGCGTGAATAGTCGCGGCGATCTCTTCATCCGCAACAACGCCGCCGACGTCACGCTGCGCGCCAATGTAGTCGTCCGCGGCACCCTCGCCAACCCACAAGTCCAAGGGAACATCGAGGCAACTGAAGGCCGCATCCACTATCTCGGACTCGAATTCACCGTCGTCAACGGCACCGTCGAATTCCACACCCCGTTCGCCGAACCGTTCGTAGAATTCCGCGGCGAAGAATCGATCGGGACACACTTAGTCCAAGTCACGCTGCGTGGCCCGATCAACAACCTCTATGTCGATCTCGCCGCCATCCCCGGCGAGGATCGGAAGAACGTCCTCTGTCTGATTGCCTACGGCACTACTTGCGACCAACTCCGCACCATCGCATTCGGCGCCAAAGTC
- a CDS encoding TIGR00730 family Rossman fold protein, which translates to MRRIGVFCGSSMGNGAHFGAAADAVAVALVAHDLELVYGGAHVGLMGRIADEVLARGGRVIGVIPQSMVEAEVAHSGLSQLHIVATMAERKQQMADLSDGFIALPGGMGTLEEITEMLTLTQLHYQDKPCGFINVAGYYDHLFAFLEHAVDAGFLHPAHHRMICVAQSAEELLAQFRRFQSPSVRKWPDHS; encoded by the coding sequence ATGCGGCGCATCGGTGTTTTTTGTGGGTCGAGTATGGGGAATGGCGCCCACTTTGGTGCGGCGGCGGATGCAGTGGCCGTGGCATTGGTCGCGCACGACTTGGAACTCGTGTATGGCGGTGCCCATGTTGGTCTGATGGGGCGGATCGCGGATGAGGTGTTGGCGCGGGGCGGGCGAGTGATTGGCGTGATCCCGCAGTCAATGGTCGAGGCGGAGGTTGCGCATTCCGGTCTTTCACAATTGCATATCGTCGCGACGATGGCCGAACGCAAACAGCAGATGGCTGACTTATCGGATGGGTTTATCGCCCTCCCGGGGGGGATGGGGACGCTCGAAGAGATCACGGAAATGCTGACGCTGACCCAATTGCACTATCAGGACAAGCCGTGCGGCTTTATCAATGTCGCTGGCTATTACGATCATCTGTTCGCATTTCTCGAACACGCCGTCGACGCCGGATTCTTGCATCCGGCCCATCATCGAATGATCTGCGTTGCACAATCCGCCGAGGAATTACTTGCACAGTTTCGCCGCTTTCAGTCGCCGTCGGTCAGGAAATGGCCGGATCACTCCTGA